One window from the genome of Oryctolagus cuniculus chromosome 1, mOryCun1.1, whole genome shotgun sequence encodes:
- the LOC100358573 gene encoding olfactory receptor 13C3 → MDRLNQTFVKEFILLGLSGYAKLEMVFFAVILAMYLEVLIGNGVLIIASICDSRLHTPMYFFLGNLSFLDICYTSSSVPSTLVSLISKKRTISFYGCAVQMFFGFAMGSTECFLLGMMAFDRYVAICNPLRYPIFMSKAVYVLMASVSWLSGGINSVVQTSLAMRLPFCGNNIINHFTCEILAVLKLACADISLNIITMVISNTAFLVIPLLVIFFSYMFILYTILRMNTATGRRKAFSTCSAHLTVVIIFYGTIFFMYAKPKSQDLMGEDNLQTSDKLISLFYGIMTPMLNPIIYSLRNRDVKTAVKYLLNQKPIR, encoded by the coding sequence ATGGATAGACTAAACCAAACATTTGTGAAAGAATTCATTCTTCTGGGACTCTCTGGTTACGCAAAACTTGAAATGGTTTTCTTTGCCGTGATTCTAGCTATGTACCTGGAGGTTCTAATTGGCAATGGTGTTCTGATCATAGCAAGCATCTGTGATTCCCGTCTTcacacacccatgtacttcttcctgggAAACCTCTCTTTTCTGGATATCTGCTACACATCCTCCTCAGTTCCCTCAACTTTGGTGAGCttaatttcaaagaaaagaacCATTTCCTTTTATGGCTGTGCAGTGCAGATGTTCTTTGGCTTTGCAATGGGGTCAACAGAATGTTTCCTCCTTGGCATGATGGCTTTTgatcgctatgtggccatctgcaacCCTCTAAGATATCCCATCTTCATGAGCAAGGCGGTTTATGTACTGATGGCTTCTGTGTCATGGCTCTCCGGTGGAATCAATTCAGTTGTGCAAACCTCACTTGCCATGCGATTGCCTTTCTGTGGGAATAATATTATCAATCATTTCACATGTGAGATCTTAGCTGTTCTCAAACTTGCCTGTGCTGATATATCACTCAATATTATCACCATGGTAATATCAAATACAGCCTTCCTAGTTATTCcacttttggtcatttttttctcctacatGTTCATCCTCTATACCATCTTGAGAATGAACACAGCCACAGGGAGACGCAAGGCCTTTTCTACCTGCTCAGCTCATTTGACTGTTGTGATTATATTTTATGGTACCATCTTCTTCATGTATGCAAAACCCAAATCTCAAGACCTGATGGGAGAAGACAATCTGCAAACTTCAGACAAGctcatttctctattttatgGGATAATGACTCCTATGCTGAATCCTATTATCTATAGCTTGAGGAATAGAGATGTAAAAACTGCTGTAAAATATCTGCTTAACCAAAAGCCTATTCGGTAA